From one Ignavibacteria bacterium genomic stretch:
- a CDS encoding DUF1003 domain-containing protein, whose amino-acid sequence MVISSVSGTALQNYEAVAGKDIKPELLEFIRCSHPDITLDGWISMKELNTFRRLYMVHLIQQKTEELSDVDIEVIQAITGNSVIADNIEPGIDASLSLGQRIADRIADFGGSWTFILSFMGFIVLWMIVNIWFVTVHPFDPYPFILLNLVLSCLAAIQAPIIMMSQNRQEEKDRMRSEHDYQVNLKAELEIKLLHEKVDHILLQQRKQLDEVLQLLQYCRPADSAEGRQTGQ is encoded by the coding sequence ATGGTAATAAGTTCGGTTTCGGGAACTGCACTTCAGAATTATGAGGCTGTGGCTGGTAAGGATATTAAGCCGGAACTCCTTGAGTTTATCCGATGCTCGCATCCTGACATTACATTGGACGGCTGGATCAGCATGAAGGAGCTGAACACATTCCGACGGTTGTATATGGTACATCTCATCCAGCAAAAAACCGAGGAACTGTCCGACGTGGATATCGAGGTAATCCAGGCAATTACCGGAAACTCCGTCATTGCTGATAATATCGAACCCGGTATCGATGCGTCACTGTCTCTGGGACAGCGCATTGCCGACAGAATTGCAGATTTTGGGGGTAGCTGGACGTTCATCCTGTCATTCATGGGGTTTATCGTTCTTTGGATGATAGTCAATATTTGGTTTGTTACAGTCCATCCTTTTGATCCCTATCCGTTTATTCTGCTGAATCTGGTTTTGTCGTGCCTTGCGGCAATTCAGGCTCCCATTATCATGATGAGTCAGAACCGGCAGGAAGAAAAAGACAGAATGCGTTCTGAACATGACTATCAGGTGAACCTAAAGGCAGAGCTCGAGATTAAGCTGCTGCATGAAAAGGTTGACCACATCCTGCTTCAGCAACGGAAGCAACTCGATGAAGTACTTCAGCTTCTGCAGTATTGTCGTCCGGCTGACAGTGCGGAAGGGCGACAGACGGGACAGTAA
- a CDS encoding glycosyltransferase family 9 protein, with the protein MLPAYRSQPVVFGLPDIPFVQSECVSLYGLKPPPEHHGSRTVKDHIRTTLFSILGARFKTRISTPELVASSTPVRVLVFRYDAVGDYIVTSPFVRWLAENVPNVEIDVISSTRNIDLIRNDPFVHSVTAIHPGHIPHISWFNVYKHVRNRRPDAVAALVFTKMTKAAVLTALAGPRAIRLTIEHSERKDIYGRVFDIQVQHKQAGAHWMETMATVGPALFHTRQAEPRPYVVLEQRAQQRVADMLLTLGVGYSTNTGKGIVAAKGETMQTMSTSGLKYVVLNISAYSPNRQWSAENAVTAAGAIAQALPYTVCFVTGAPSNYRELEVELQRTHVPGTHLWKGSLPELVALTAGAQAVVTPDTAVLHMAATAGVPVVGLYAELIKVAEWYPLGTTFRAILSPDPYTINAIPPNLVAEQTVQLLP; encoded by the coding sequence ATGCTGCCTGCCTACCGTAGCCAGCCGGTAGTTTTTGGATTGCCCGACATTCCGTTTGTTCAAAGCGAATGTGTTTCGCTGTATGGCCTGAAACCGCCACCTGAACATCATGGCAGCAGAACGGTTAAAGATCACATACGAACAACATTATTCAGCATCCTCGGAGCACGGTTTAAAACCAGGATATCAACGCCGGAACTTGTGGCTTCTTCTACACCAGTGAGGGTTCTGGTGTTCAGATACGATGCCGTGGGCGATTATATCGTAACCTCACCATTCGTCCGCTGGCTTGCCGAAAATGTTCCCAATGTTGAGATTGACGTGATCTCGTCAACCAGAAACATTGACCTGATTAGGAACGACCCGTTCGTTCACTCGGTTACGGCTATTCATCCGGGACACATACCGCATATTTCGTGGTTCAATGTGTATAAACATGTCCGAAACAGACGGCCCGATGCCGTTGCAGCCCTTGTTTTTACAAAGATGACAAAGGCAGCGGTGCTTACCGCTCTTGCTGGTCCACGGGCGATACGGCTTACCATTGAGCATTCAGAACGTAAGGATATTTACGGAAGAGTATTCGATATTCAGGTACAACACAAACAGGCGGGTGCCCACTGGATGGAAACAATGGCAACGGTTGGCCCGGCATTGTTTCATACCAGGCAAGCTGAACCCCGGCCATACGTTGTACTGGAACAGAGAGCCCAGCAGCGTGTAGCCGATATGCTGCTCACACTTGGCGTTGGGTACAGTACCAATACCGGTAAAGGAATAGTGGCAGCCAAGGGTGAGACCATGCAAACGATGAGTACCAGTGGATTGAAGTATGTGGTGCTCAACATCAGCGCATACTCGCCAAACCGGCAATGGAGTGCTGAGAATGCAGTGACAGCCGCTGGTGCAATTGCACAGGCGCTGCCATACACAGTGTGCTTTGTAACGGGAGCCCCCTCAAACTATCGTGAACTCGAGGTTGAGCTCCAGCGCACGCACGTGCCGGGTACACACCTGTGGAAAGGTTCGCTGCCTGAACTGGTGGCGCTGACTGCAGGTGCACAGGCTGTGGTTACGCCCGATACAGCAGTGCTGCACATGGCTGCAACCGCCGGAGTTCCAGTGGTGGGACTGTATGCCGAACTGATTAAGGTTGCTGAATGGTATCCGTTGGGGACAACGTTCCGGGCTATTCTGAGTCCGGATCCCTATACAATTAACGCGATACCCCCAAATCTTGTTGCCGAACAAACTGTACAGCTGCTGCCATGA
- a CDS encoding thiamine pyrophosphate-dependent dehydrogenase E1 component subunit alpha, giving the protein MKKQKNPDRAAADRQLDFFRYMTMAREFDAAMLRLYRQGKAFGGVYSQLGNEAVSVGSAMALEPKTDVLFPMHRNVGAHFVFGTQIDQMMQNQLARQGSQMRGTDGTGHYADPALRIYGNVSHLGSMIPVANGFVLAARMRGEPTVALTYIGDGGAQVGEVHEALNFASVQKLPLVLIIENNQYAYSTPNSMEFAVDELSKRAIGYGIHGETIDGTDVELVYETCRKAVERAREGNGPSIIETRTMRMRGHAEHDDFSYVPKDLLDQWALKDPVNTYAAVLVQRGVLTGETVKQIHDETFNAMVAAIDRTLELPWPDASEGMKNVFL; this is encoded by the coding sequence GTGAAAAAGCAGAAAAACCCTGATCGAGCTGCCGCTGACAGGCAGCTCGATTTTTTTAGGTACATGACGATGGCTCGTGAATTTGACGCAGCCATGCTACGTTTATATCGGCAGGGGAAGGCCTTTGGTGGTGTGTATTCCCAGCTTGGTAACGAAGCCGTCAGTGTAGGCAGTGCAATGGCGCTTGAACCCAAAACGGATGTGCTGTTCCCGATGCACCGCAATGTTGGAGCACACTTTGTGTTCGGCACACAGATTGACCAGATGATGCAAAATCAACTTGCACGTCAGGGTAGTCAGATGCGAGGAACCGATGGCACCGGACACTATGCCGACCCAGCACTTCGCATTTATGGCAACGTAAGTCACCTGGGATCGATGATACCAGTCGCTAACGGTTTTGTGCTTGCTGCACGGATGCGTGGCGAACCAACCGTGGCATTAACCTACATTGGCGACGGTGGGGCGCAAGTGGGTGAAGTTCACGAAGCCCTGAACTTTGCATCCGTCCAAAAGCTACCTCTCGTCCTGATCATTGAGAATAATCAGTACGCCTACAGCACACCAAATTCGATGGAGTTTGCCGTTGATGAACTCAGCAAACGGGCAATCGGCTATGGGATACACGGTGAAACAATTGATGGGACCGATGTTGAACTTGTTTACGAAACATGCCGGAAAGCTGTGGAACGGGCGCGGGAAGGCAACGGACCCTCGATTATTGAAACGCGAACCATGCGCATGCGGGGGCATGCCGAGCACGATGACTTCTCGTATGTGCCCAAGGACCTTTTAGACCAGTGGGCACTCAAGGATCCCGTGAACACCTATGCGGCTGTGCTGGTACAACGCGGCGTATTAACCGGCGAAACGGTCAAACAAATTCACGACGAGACATTTAACGCAATGGTTGCCGCAATCGACCGTACTCTGGAACTTCCGTGGCCTGACGCTTCGGAAGGAATGAAAAACGTATTTCTGTAA
- a CDS encoding cytochrome c: MKSVIWLIAAVSVMVFSVSDMNAQDVANGKKVYEGYCKTCHQANGQGMPKIYPPLAKSDYIKANSVETLIREVVFGLSGKVKVNGKEYNGVMTPLPKKYTDKDVADVMTYVFTNFGNSKGKVTPAQVAAAKKKGKIK, encoded by the coding sequence ATGAAATCGGTAATATGGTTGATTGCGGCTGTTAGCGTAATGGTTTTCAGCGTATCGGATATGAATGCACAGGATGTAGCAAACGGCAAAAAGGTATACGAAGGATATTGCAAAACATGTCATCAGGCAAACGGACAAGGGATGCCCAAAATCTACCCTCCGCTTGCAAAGAGTGACTATATCAAGGCTAACAGCGTTGAAACCCTGATTCGTGAGGTCGTGTTCGGACTGAGTGGCAAGGTGAAAGTTAATGGTAAGGAATATAACGGTGTTATGACACCGCTCCCCAAGAAGTACACAGACAAGGATGTTGCCGACGTAATGACATACGTCTTCACCAATTTCGGTAATTCAAAGGGCAAGGTTACGCCAGCTCAGGTGGCCGCAGCCAAGAAAAAAGGTAAAATTAAATAA
- a CDS encoding glycosyltransferase family 9 protein, with protein MIKSAELAFRRWFNRWFQSDKKPVAISRVHDTFSLSAVPRILFLRQDRIGDVLISTPVLDAIRTTYPKAQIGIVLSSNNIAVRNAAEPYVNIVHVYSRTAPGLASLIREIRKKKYDVVVDLMDNPSATSGLLCRFSGTRYRLGISKENDGVYTHVVPMLPRDSVHISRRIAELLKAFGIDPEKVSLIPRYPITSYECDGAKAALGTDVGPGIRLGVVASGSSNNKQYPAERMAGVLNTLIKSHPSLKVYLFADPKNYNWVCRVESLTPAKPAPYSATFHDAAVQMSAMDVVLTPDTSFVHVAGALGLPVCVMYIQPHQDLYPWYPLGARYEALITKTNQIADIPESEIVAAIERLFAYCGHSEDNHEL; from the coding sequence ATGATAAAGTCAGCTGAATTGGCTTTTCGCAGGTGGTTTAACCGTTGGTTTCAGTCTGACAAGAAACCTGTAGCCATAAGCAGGGTTCACGACACGTTTTCGTTGTCGGCAGTGCCACGGATCCTTTTCCTGCGTCAGGATAGGATAGGCGACGTTCTAATCAGTACTCCCGTACTGGATGCAATTCGCACAACGTATCCTAAAGCACAGATCGGCATCGTGCTGAGTAGTAATAACATTGCCGTTCGCAATGCGGCCGAGCCTTACGTGAACATCGTACACGTGTATTCGCGGACAGCTCCCGGCCTGGCATCACTCATACGAGAAATTCGTAAGAAAAAATATGATGTTGTTGTTGATCTGATGGATAACCCATCTGCCACATCAGGGTTACTGTGCAGGTTCAGCGGTACCCGGTACCGTCTGGGAATTTCCAAGGAAAACGATGGAGTGTACACTCATGTTGTACCAATGTTGCCAAGGGATTCCGTTCATATTAGCCGCCGAATTGCAGAGCTACTCAAAGCATTTGGAATCGATCCCGAAAAGGTCAGCCTGATTCCACGGTATCCGATTACTTCGTATGAATGCGATGGTGCGAAGGCGGCACTGGGCACTGACGTCGGGCCCGGTATTCGACTTGGCGTGGTTGCCAGCGGAAGCTCTAACAATAAACAATATCCCGCGGAAAGAATGGCAGGTGTATTAAATACACTTATAAAATCACACCCGTCCCTGAAGGTATATCTGTTTGCCGACCCGAAAAACTACAATTGGGTTTGCCGGGTAGAAAGTCTGACGCCGGCGAAACCAGCCCCGTATTCTGCTACGTTTCACGATGCAGCAGTTCAGATGTCAGCCATGGACGTTGTGCTAACGCCCGACACCAGTTTCGTCCACGTTGCCGGAGCTCTTGGGTTGCCGGTTTGTGTGATGTACATCCAGCCGCATCAGGACCTGTATCCGTGGTATCCGCTGGGTGCACGCTACGAGGCTCTGATTACCAAAACAAATCAGATTGCAGATATTCCGGAATCGGAAATTGTCGCTGCAATAGAACGACTGTTTGCATATTGCGGACATTCAGAGGATAACCATGAACTATAA
- the aspS gene encoding aspartate--tRNA ligase yields MNYKQRTVTCGALRPEDAGKAVVLNGWVNAHRNYGSVHFIDVRDREGVTQIVIDAADRPDLSALIKDVRSEWVIWAAGTVRLRENPNPNIPTGLVEIDVADVGVINRSEVPPFEVVNDLATNEELRLEYRYLDLRRPLMQSYLLLRNKLYQLTHKFFEQEGFVEVETPVLTRSTPEGARDFLVPSRLNQGRFYALPQSPQLFKQLLMVAGFDKYMQIVKAFRDEDLRADRQPEFTQIDVEMSFVDQADVMGVAERFVQVVWHELLGVSVQLPLPRITYADAMNTYGTDKPDLRYDLPLKTITNDVKECSFSLFKEAAAQNRTVKVLRVPDAATFSRKQIDELTDHARIHGAQGLPYLKYAGSELTGSFAKQLTDGDKVTLVSACGAKDGDLLLFSADEWERSCVILGALRVEVARRLDLPAQTKAPFAMLWVTEFPLLEHDPQEARWVARHHPFTSPMVEDIGMLDEDPTAVRARAYDLVINGYEAAGGSIRIHDRTVQQKMFALIGMSAEEAEAKFGFLLKALRYGAPPHGGIAFGFDRLTMLLSGTNNIREVIAFPKTTSGLSLMDKCPSAVDDTQLADLGIGLRK; encoded by the coding sequence ATGAACTATAAACAGCGAACAGTAACATGTGGCGCACTTCGCCCCGAAGATGCCGGTAAGGCCGTTGTCCTAAACGGTTGGGTTAATGCTCACCGCAATTACGGCAGCGTTCACTTTATTGACGTGAGAGACAGGGAGGGAGTTACGCAGATCGTGATAGATGCTGCAGACCGTCCGGATCTCTCGGCACTGATCAAGGATGTGCGCTCCGAATGGGTTATCTGGGCAGCTGGTACCGTTCGTCTTCGGGAGAACCCAAACCCCAATATTCCAACCGGTTTGGTGGAAATCGATGTTGCTGATGTCGGAGTCATCAATCGGAGCGAGGTTCCGCCATTCGAGGTGGTCAATGATCTTGCCACGAACGAAGAACTGCGCTTAGAGTACCGATATCTTGACTTGCGGCGTCCTCTCATGCAATCGTATCTGTTGCTTCGCAACAAGCTGTATCAGCTTACGCACAAGTTCTTCGAGCAGGAGGGATTTGTAGAGGTTGAAACGCCGGTGCTAACACGGAGCACACCCGAAGGCGCACGAGACTTCCTGGTGCCAAGCCGTCTGAATCAGGGCAGATTCTACGCATTGCCACAGAGTCCGCAGCTGTTTAAACAGCTTCTCATGGTTGCGGGGTTCGATAAGTATATGCAAATCGTAAAGGCATTTCGCGACGAAGACTTGCGAGCTGACCGTCAGCCAGAGTTTACACAGATCGACGTTGAGATGAGTTTTGTTGATCAGGCAGATGTCATGGGGGTTGCTGAACGGTTTGTTCAGGTGGTCTGGCATGAACTGCTGGGAGTGTCTGTGCAACTTCCATTACCGCGGATCACGTATGCTGATGCTATGAACACGTATGGTACTGACAAACCGGATTTGCGGTACGATCTGCCACTGAAAACCATTACAAACGATGTGAAGGAATGCTCGTTTTCACTATTCAAGGAGGCTGCAGCTCAGAATCGGACGGTTAAGGTTTTGCGAGTGCCTGACGCTGCCACGTTCAGTCGTAAACAGATTGATGAGTTAACGGATCATGCCCGTATTCATGGCGCACAGGGACTTCCGTATCTGAAATACGCTGGCAGTGAACTTACCGGTTCGTTTGCCAAACAGCTGACGGATGGCGACAAAGTAACCCTGGTTAGCGCTTGTGGTGCCAAAGATGGTGACCTGCTCCTTTTCTCGGCAGACGAATGGGAACGCTCGTGTGTGATTCTGGGTGCACTTCGGGTAGAAGTAGCCCGAAGACTCGATTTACCGGCACAAACCAAAGCCCCTTTCGCAATGCTGTGGGTAACCGAGTTTCCGCTGTTGGAGCATGACCCGCAGGAAGCACGTTGGGTTGCTCGGCATCATCCGTTTACCAGCCCAATGGTCGAAGATATTGGAATGCTTGACGAGGATCCGACAGCCGTGCGCGCAAGGGCGTATGACCTGGTTATCAACGGGTACGAAGCTGCCGGCGGATCGATACGTATTCATGACAGAACAGTGCAACAGAAGATGTTTGCACTGATCGGGATGTCGGCAGAAGAAGCCGAGGCAAAGTTCGGCTTCCTGCTAAAAGCGCTTCGCTACGGTGCTCCGCCACATGGTGGTATTGCCTTTGGGTTTGACAGGCTGACGATGCTGCTGAGCGGGACAAACAATATTCGCGAAGTGATTGCATTTCCAAAAACAACATCAGGTTTGTCGCTCATGGATAAATGTCCGTCTGCTGTTGACGATACCCAGCTTGCCGATCTTGGTATAGGACTCCGAAAATGA
- a CDS encoding alpha-ketoacid dehydrogenase subunit beta, translated as MTYLEAIADAIKLEMRADDRVFLIGEDIGVYGGAFKLTKGFLAEFGPQRVIDAPISEAAIVGAGIGAALNGMRPIVEMQFMDFITNGFNQLVTVAGTTAYRWGIPVPIVVRGPSGGGVGANPFHSRNSEAWFVHATGLKVVCPASATDAKGLMTAAIRDPNPVVFFEHKGLYRKIKEDVPKGEVFIPLGQARIARQGTDATVVAYGSAVFMALEAAEILEKEGAKVEVVDIRTLVPFDEETVLASVKKTGRAVVAHEAVLTGGFGGEIVARITDSAFRYLDAPVRRVAAFDSPTPFAPTLEKAVLPNTLAVVDALRSVLQF; from the coding sequence ATGACCTATCTTGAAGCGATAGCCGATGCTATCAAACTTGAAATGCGTGCCGACGATCGGGTGTTCCTGATAGGCGAAGATATCGGTGTTTATGGCGGTGCTTTTAAACTCACAAAGGGATTCCTTGCCGAGTTTGGTCCACAGCGCGTTATCGACGCTCCGATCAGCGAGGCTGCCATTGTTGGTGCCGGCATTGGCGCCGCACTCAACGGAATGCGTCCGATCGTGGAAATGCAGTTTATGGATTTTATTACCAACGGATTTAACCAGCTTGTTACCGTTGCAGGCACAACGGCATACCGATGGGGAATCCCTGTGCCAATCGTGGTTCGCGGACCATCAGGTGGCGGCGTTGGTGCCAATCCGTTCCATAGCAGAAACAGTGAAGCGTGGTTTGTTCATGCCACGGGGCTCAAGGTAGTATGCCCGGCATCGGCAACTGATGCCAAGGGGCTCATGACAGCTGCCATCCGAGATCCGAATCCGGTTGTGTTTTTTGAGCATAAGGGCCTCTACCGCAAAATCAAGGAAGATGTCCCGAAAGGCGAGGTCTTCATTCCTCTCGGACAGGCACGAATTGCACGGCAGGGTACCGATGCAACCGTTGTGGCCTACGGTAGTGCTGTGTTCATGGCACTGGAAGCAGCCGAAATTCTGGAAAAGGAGGGGGCTAAGGTCGAGGTTGTTGATATCAGAACACTGGTACCGTTTGACGAAGAAACCGTTCTTGCTTCGGTTAAAAAAACCGGCAGAGCAGTGGTTGCTCACGAGGCAGTTCTTACAGGGGGCTTTGGCGGCGAAATCGTTGCCCGGATCACCGACAGTGCATTCAGATATCTTGATGCTCCGGTGCGCCGTGTTGCGGCGTTTGATTCGCCAACACCGTTTGCCCCAACCCTTGAAAAGGCGGTACTTCCCAATACTCTGGCAGTGGTTGACGCTCTACGATCTGTTCTACAGTTTTAA
- a CDS encoding DUF1460 domain-containing protein: MNRRHVIGLLLSLPLIPRRSLGFMDDGVPTSRFERILQAARQEHWNTLPIGKRMINIATFFMGVPYVGGTLETQPEVCTVNLEALDCVTFFEVVLNIARMIDHHGSTFEDLVNEVTYTRYRQGKLNGYVSRLHYTAEWIADNIEKNVIHDVTPDMGGEPFPVNVNFMSSHPKFYKPLQDHPELVEAMAAIERHINTIPRTYIPKEKIADAEHLMQQGDIIAITTSKAGLDYAHTGLINRTDGKARFMHASTTHKKVVLDDTIGNYVLSVKSHTGISVLRPVVSA; this comes from the coding sequence ATGAACCGCCGACACGTGATCGGTTTACTGCTATCCCTGCCGCTGATACCAAGGCGGTCTTTGGGATTCATGGATGATGGTGTGCCGACGTCACGGTTTGAACGAATTCTGCAGGCGGCCCGCCAGGAGCACTGGAATACGCTTCCGATTGGCAAGCGTATGATAAATATCGCAACATTCTTTATGGGCGTCCCGTACGTTGGCGGAACGCTTGAAACTCAACCGGAAGTGTGTACTGTGAATCTTGAGGCCTTGGACTGTGTTACGTTTTTTGAAGTGGTCCTCAATATTGCCCGCATGATCGATCACCATGGTAGCACGTTCGAAGACCTTGTCAACGAAGTTACATACACACGGTACCGCCAAGGGAAGCTGAATGGGTACGTTTCACGACTACATTACACTGCCGAATGGATTGCTGACAACATTGAAAAAAACGTTATTCATGACGTTACACCGGATATGGGCGGAGAGCCGTTCCCGGTTAATGTAAACTTTATGAGTTCGCATCCAAAGTTCTACAAGCCACTCCAGGACCATCCCGAGCTGGTAGAAGCGATGGCTGCAATTGAACGACACATCAATACCATCCCACGGACCTATATACCCAAAGAAAAGATTGCCGATGCGGAGCACTTGATGCAGCAGGGTGATATTATCGCCATTACAACATCAAAGGCCGGCCTTGATTATGCCCATACGGGATTAATTAACCGCACAGATGGAAAGGCCCGTTTTATGCATGCCTCTACAACCCACAAAAAAGTTGTACTTGATGATACGATCGGCAACTATGTGCTCTCCGTAAAAAGCCATACAGGAATTTCCGTACTGCGTCCGGTTGTTTCTGCGTAG